Proteins encoded in a region of the Haloglomus salinum genome:
- a CDS encoding plastocyanin/azurin family copper-binding protein, whose translation MTTRRTLIRSLGAATAVGLAGCTSGDGGDGDTGGDGGGGGDGGSDGGDGGSGGDGWTQTDTVDMTDELAFDPPKVEVEAGTTLTFENVGSIGHTVTAYEDKIPDGATYFASGGYDSESAAVEAYNNEQGGNIPKGETYEVTLETTGTYEYYCVPHEMNGMVGEIKVI comes from the coding sequence ATGACGACACGGCGAACCCTCATCCGGAGTCTGGGCGCAGCGACGGCCGTCGGCCTCGCCGGCTGTACGTCCGGCGACGGTGGCGACGGCGATACCGGCGGTGACGGCGGCGGCGGTGGCGATGGCGGGAGCGACGGTGGCGACGGCGGCAGCGGCGGCGACGGCTGGACGCAGACCGACACCGTCGACATGACCGACGAGCTGGCCTTCGACCCCCCGAAGGTCGAGGTGGAGGCGGGCACGACGCTCACCTTCGAGAACGTCGGCAGCATCGGCCACACGGTGACCGCATACGAGGACAAGATCCCCGACGGCGCCACGTACTTCGCGTCTGGCGGGTACGACTCCGAGTCGGCGGCAGTCGAGGCGTACAACAACGAACAGGGCGGCAACATCCCGAAAGGCGAGACCTACGAGGTCACGCTCGAGACGACCGGGACGTACGAGTACTACTGCGTCCCGCACGAGATGAACGGGATGGTCGGCGAGATAAAGGTGATCTGA
- the nosZ gene encoding TAT-dependent nitrous-oxide reductase, with amino-acid sequence MSTDERRDPNDVIEEYEQRLDDVLAEVEPAPDDRAADEPVVSLDLPDLSLNRRDFMKAGAAAGAMGALAGCSNITGGGGGDGGASGSGPDHKVAPGEHDEYYGFWSGGHSGELRVVGIPSMRELTRIPVFNTDCATGYGYTDGSKELLEEGGDYTWGDNHHPNLSETDGDYDGEYLYVNDKANGRIARVNLTYFETDAITDVPNMQAIHGCCVLSPDTKYVLGNGEFRAPLPNDGRDVDNPDAYTSLFVAVDPESMETLWQVKVDGNLDIVDSGKEGRWAIASAYNSEEATSITGMTKNDRDDVKAFDIPAIEQAVENGDYEEVNGVPVVDGTKQSALNQGDRPIVKYIPTPKSPHCVEVGPNGDYAFIAGKLSPTVTMLDINALSEVSDPSEAVAGRPRVGLGPLHTTFDGNGHAYTSLFIDSQVAKWDIQAAAEAETGSEDPIIEKQDVHYNPGHIQALEAMSTDPDGEWLVCLNKLSKDRFLPVGPTMPDNDQLIHIGQGETSMELVADHPAYPEPHDCVFAHRDKIDAKKVYDPADYEETYIEEADSGVERTGENSVHVKMITKRSEFGLPDFTVQEGDEVTLTTTNIESVQDIVHGVAIPQYDINYAVPPQDTEAVTFTADEPGVYWIYCTFFCSALHLEMRSRMLVEPA; translated from the coding sequence ATGTCCACCGATGAGCGCCGTGACCCGAACGACGTGATCGAGGAGTACGAACAGCGGCTCGACGACGTGCTCGCGGAGGTCGAGCCAGCCCCGGACGACCGAGCAGCCGACGAGCCGGTGGTGTCGCTGGACCTGCCGGACCTGTCGCTGAACCGGCGGGACTTCATGAAGGCCGGCGCGGCCGCCGGCGCGATGGGGGCGCTGGCCGGCTGTTCGAACATCACTGGCGGCGGTGGCGGCGACGGCGGTGCGAGCGGCTCCGGCCCCGACCACAAGGTCGCGCCGGGCGAGCACGACGAGTACTACGGCTTCTGGTCGGGTGGTCACTCCGGCGAGCTCCGCGTCGTCGGCATCCCGTCGATGCGCGAGCTGACGCGTATCCCCGTGTTCAACACGGACTGTGCCACCGGCTACGGCTACACCGACGGCTCGAAGGAGCTGCTGGAGGAGGGCGGCGACTACACCTGGGGTGACAACCACCACCCGAACCTCTCGGAGACGGACGGCGATTACGACGGTGAGTACCTCTACGTCAACGACAAGGCGAACGGTCGCATCGCCCGGGTGAACCTGACGTACTTCGAGACGGACGCCATCACGGATGTCCCGAACATGCAGGCCATCCACGGCTGCTGTGTCCTCTCCCCGGACACGAAGTACGTCCTTGGGAACGGGGAGTTCCGGGCGCCCCTGCCCAACGACGGCCGCGACGTGGACAATCCGGACGCGTACACGTCGCTGTTCGTCGCGGTCGACCCGGAGTCGATGGAGACCCTGTGGCAGGTGAAGGTCGACGGGAACCTCGACATCGTCGACAGCGGCAAGGAGGGCCGCTGGGCCATCGCCTCCGCGTACAACAGCGAGGAGGCGACCAGTATCACCGGGATGACCAAGAACGACCGCGACGACGTGAAGGCGTTCGACATCCCGGCCATCGAACAGGCCGTCGAGAACGGCGACTACGAGGAGGTCAACGGCGTGCCGGTCGTCGACGGGACGAAGCAGAGCGCCCTCAACCAGGGGGACCGCCCCATCGTGAAGTACATCCCGACGCCGAAGAGCCCCCACTGCGTCGAGGTGGGGCCGAACGGGGACTACGCGTTCATCGCCGGAAAGCTCTCCCCGACGGTGACGATGCTGGATATCAACGCACTGAGCGAGGTTTCGGACCCGTCCGAGGCGGTCGCCGGGCGCCCCCGGGTCGGCCTCGGGCCGCTCCACACCACCTTCGACGGTAACGGCCATGCCTACACCTCGCTGTTCATCGACAGCCAGGTCGCCAAGTGGGACATCCAGGCCGCCGCCGAGGCCGAGACCGGCTCCGAGGACCCGATCATCGAGAAGCAGGACGTCCACTACAACCCCGGCCACATCCAGGCGCTGGAGGCGATGTCGACCGACCCCGACGGGGAGTGGCTGGTCTGCCTCAACAAGCTGTCCAAGGACCGGTTCCTCCCGGTCGGGCCGACGATGCCGGATAACGACCAGCTCATCCACATCGGCCAGGGTGAGACGTCGATGGAGCTGGTGGCCGACCACCCGGCGTACCCGGAGCCCCACGACTGCGTCTTCGCCCACCGGGACAAGATCGACGCCAAGAAGGTCTACGACCCGGCCGACTACGAGGAGACGTACATCGAGGAGGCCGACTCCGGCGTCGAGCGCACCGGTGAGAACAGCGTCCACGTCAAGATGATCACCAAGCGCTCGGAGTTCGGCCTCCCGGACTTCACGGTTCAGGAGGGCGACGAGGTGACGCTGACGACGACCAACATCGAGAGCGTGCAGGACATCGTCCACGGGGTCGCCATCCCCCAGTACGACATCAACTACGCCGTGCCGCCCCAGGACACGGAAGCGGTGACGTTCACCGCCGATGAGCCCGGGGTCTACTGGATCTACTGCACGTTCTTCTGCTCGGCACTGCACCTGGAGATGCGCAGCCGGATGCTCGTCGAGCCCGCCTGA
- the nosD gene encoding nitrous oxide reductase family maturation protein NosD, translating into MLDTIALERAFAVAAALALLCSLGAAAAVAPGDASSDSAPSGFEPSVPDTDAYEAPTADGVATVDGESYDSLQRAVAAAEPGATVTVDGRLDGTVVVRTPNVTIAGSGVDSALLHGDGEGDVLTIRAPGVTVRDLWVRNSGRDASGNDAAVFINASGVTVQDSRITRTTFGVWLNGVSDARVSNTTIVGREEITTLSQRGNGIQVWNTEDSVIRNNDITTVRDGLYYNWASNVTASGNRLWNLRYGVHYMYSDDCRLVDNVAFDNDAGYALMVSKRLVVADNVAVDNTGQSGHGILLKSIDDTTVRGNHLVGNGNGVFMYNSVGNTLTDNLVADNEVGVHLTAGSTDTTVTNNSFLRNDRAVLAVLEEQVYWNTSTGNYWAGANPVDLDDDGVGETRHQPAGAIEQVTARQPATRVFATSPAFDAVRLAEATVPAIESPGIVDSRPRTEPAHDDWRQYYDD; encoded by the coding sequence ATGCTCGATACAATCGCGCTGGAACGGGCGTTCGCCGTCGCGGCAGCCCTGGCGCTGCTGTGCTCGCTCGGGGCGGCCGCCGCCGTCGCGCCCGGCGACGCATCGTCGGACTCGGCGCCCTCGGGATTCGAGCCGTCCGTGCCCGACACGGACGCGTACGAGGCGCCGACGGCCGACGGCGTCGCGACCGTCGATGGCGAATCGTACGACAGTCTCCAGCGCGCCGTCGCGGCGGCCGAGCCGGGCGCGACGGTGACTGTCGACGGCCGCCTCGACGGGACGGTCGTCGTCCGGACGCCGAACGTCACCATCGCGGGGAGCGGCGTCGACTCGGCGCTCCTCCACGGCGACGGCGAGGGCGACGTGCTCACGATTCGGGCGCCCGGCGTGACGGTGCGTGACCTCTGGGTCCGCAACAGCGGCCGCGACGCCTCGGGCAACGACGCCGCCGTCTTCATCAACGCCAGCGGCGTCACGGTACAGGACAGCCGCATCACCCGGACGACGTTCGGCGTCTGGCTGAACGGGGTCAGCGACGCCCGCGTGTCGAACACGACCATCGTCGGGCGCGAGGAGATCACGACGCTGTCCCAGCGCGGGAACGGCATCCAGGTCTGGAACACCGAGGACAGCGTCATCCGGAACAACGACATCACGACCGTCCGGGACGGGCTCTACTACAACTGGGCCTCGAACGTGACCGCGAGTGGCAACCGGCTGTGGAACCTGCGCTACGGAGTCCACTACATGTACTCCGACGACTGCCGGCTCGTGGACAACGTCGCGTTCGACAACGACGCGGGCTACGCGCTGATGGTGTCGAAGCGGCTGGTCGTCGCGGACAACGTCGCGGTCGACAACACCGGCCAGTCCGGCCACGGCATCCTCCTGAAGAGCATCGATGACACGACGGTCCGCGGGAACCACCTCGTCGGGAACGGCAACGGCGTGTTCATGTACAACTCGGTGGGCAACACGCTGACCGATAACCTCGTCGCCGACAACGAGGTCGGTGTCCACCTCACCGCGGGCAGTACGGACACGACCGTCACCAACAACAGCTTCCTCCGGAACGACCGCGCCGTGCTGGCCGTGCTGGAGGAGCAGGTGTACTGGAACACGAGCACCGGCAACTACTGGGCCGGCGCGAACCCGGTCGACCTCGACGACGACGGGGTCGGGGAGACCCGCCACCAGCCTGCCGGGGCAATCGAGCAGGTGACCGCCAGGCAGCCGGCGACCCGGGTGTTCGCCACCAGCCCGGCGTTCGATGCCGTCCGCCTGGCCGAGGCGACCGTCCCCGCCATCGAGTCGCCGGGCATCGTCGATAGCCGACCGCGTACCGAACCAGCACACGACGACTGGAGGCAGTACTACGATGATTGA
- a CDS encoding ABC transporter ATP-binding protein: MIEITDVSAAYGDVQALDGVSLSVGRGESVGVFGTNGAGKTTLFKLLVGLNRPDEGTVRVAGADPADGNRVRELVRYLPEHAGFPANLTGREVLRFHARVRGVPADGRDHHVRRILATVGLADAADRRVGGYSNGMNRRLGLGTALVGDPAVLILDEPTAGLDPDGIAAFHDVVGGLADRTDVTVLFSSHALSEIERLCDRAVLMNDGRVAADGPVERLRRSGDTVTVSLALPGPEAAAAAARLLRERAAVAAVSQRGTRVTADCPPGEAYDALVAVGEAHPLERFEVTEPGLEAAFHEAVGGTEDDGTRPERPAGTGGETA, translated from the coding sequence ATGATTGAGATTACCGATGTTTCGGCGGCGTACGGCGACGTGCAGGCGCTCGATGGGGTCTCGCTATCGGTCGGTCGCGGCGAGTCCGTCGGCGTCTTCGGCACCAACGGGGCCGGGAAGACGACCCTGTTCAAGCTCCTGGTCGGGCTGAACCGGCCGGACGAGGGGACCGTGCGCGTCGCGGGCGCCGACCCGGCCGACGGGAACCGGGTCCGGGAGCTGGTCCGCTACTTGCCCGAACACGCGGGCTTCCCGGCGAACCTGACCGGGCGCGAGGTGCTCCGGTTCCACGCCCGCGTCCGGGGCGTCCCCGCGGACGGCCGGGACCACCACGTCCGGCGGATCCTCGCGACGGTCGGGCTGGCCGATGCCGCCGACCGCCGGGTGGGCGGCTACTCCAACGGGATGAACCGTCGGCTCGGCCTCGGGACGGCGCTCGTCGGCGACCCGGCCGTGCTCATCCTCGACGAGCCGACCGCGGGGCTCGACCCGGACGGCATCGCCGCGTTCCACGATGTCGTCGGTGGCCTCGCCGACCGGACGGACGTGACCGTCCTGTTCTCCTCGCACGCGCTGTCGGAGATCGAGCGGCTCTGCGACCGGGCGGTCCTGATGAACGACGGGCGGGTCGCCGCCGACGGCCCCGTCGAGCGGCTCCGCCGGTCGGGGGACACGGTGACCGTCTCGCTGGCGCTTCCGGGCCCGGAGGCCGCCGCCGCCGCCGCTCGACTGCTCCGGGAGCGGGCGGCCGTGGCGGCCGTCTCGCAGCGCGGGACGCGGGTGACCGCGGACTGCCCGCCGGGCGAGGCGTACGACGCGCTGGTCGCCGTCGGCGAGGCCCACCCCCTCGAACGGTTCGAGGTGACCGAACCGGGGCTGGAGGCCGCGTTCCACGAGGCCGTCGGCGGCACCGAGGACGACGGGACGCGCCCGGAGCGCCCCGCCGGAACAGGAGGTGAGACGGCATGA
- a CDS encoding ABC transporter permease, giving the protein MTDERDSRGDDQPGGADGAGASTGDPSPDGGVAASGTTGTGDAAATAEPVRRSARFPSGDPLAAVAIREYRILVRSRWAVGLVALFGLFTVAVVRFGGSAVGPVRADAVVATVVELGVYLVPLAAVAVGYDTVVGADERGSLELVLALPLSRAELLVGRFAGRAAVLGGATLVGFLSGGLLLALTLGTSGLGAYAVVALAAVALGWAVLAVAVLVSTVAAEKTHALGLSLAGWLWVVLLHDLVAFAAIAGLDLGSRAVAVAVLLNPVDCFRVLALSQVDVVAGGFGSVLAAAGLSLPVVAAALAGWVVVPTAVAARLLGRRRV; this is encoded by the coding sequence ATGACCGACGAGCGGGATTCCCGGGGCGACGACCAGCCCGGGGGAGCCGACGGTGCCGGAGCCAGCACGGGCGACCCCTCGCCCGACGGCGGCGTGGCGGCTTCGGGCACGACGGGAACCGGGGACGCGGCAGCGACTGCGGAACCGGTCCGGCGGTCGGCCCGGTTCCCGAGCGGTGACCCGCTCGCGGCGGTCGCCATCCGGGAGTACCGCATCCTCGTCCGGAGCCGGTGGGCGGTCGGTCTCGTCGCCCTGTTCGGGCTGTTCACGGTCGCGGTGGTCCGGTTCGGCGGCTCGGCGGTCGGTCCGGTCCGGGCCGACGCCGTCGTCGCGACGGTCGTCGAGCTGGGAGTCTACCTCGTCCCGCTGGCTGCGGTCGCGGTTGGCTACGACACGGTCGTCGGGGCCGACGAGCGCGGGTCGCTGGAACTCGTGCTCGCGTTGCCACTCTCCCGCGCGGAACTCCTCGTCGGCCGGTTCGCGGGCCGTGCGGCGGTGCTCGGCGGCGCCACGCTGGTCGGCTTCCTCTCCGGCGGGCTCCTGCTGGCCCTGACGCTCGGGACGAGCGGCCTCGGCGCGTACGCCGTCGTCGCGCTCGCCGCGGTCGCGCTGGGCTGGGCCGTGCTCGCCGTCGCGGTCCTGGTCTCGACGGTGGCCGCCGAGAAGACCCACGCGCTGGGGCTCTCGCTGGCGGGCTGGCTCTGGGTCGTGCTGTTACACGACCTTGTCGCGTTCGCCGCCATCGCCGGGCTCGACCTCGGGTCGCGGGCGGTCGCGGTCGCCGTGCTGCTCAACCCGGTGGACTGCTTCCGCGTGCTGGCGCTCTCGCAGGTTGACGTCGTCGCGGGCGGCTTCGGGAGCGTGCTGGCGGCCGCCGGGCTCTCGTTGCCGGTCGTCGCCGCCGCGCTCGCCGGCTGGGTCGTCGTGCCGACGGCCGTCGCTGCGCGGCTGCTCGGGCGCCGGCGAGTCTGA
- a CDS encoding NAD-dependent epimerase/dehydratase family protein, with amino-acid sequence MTDADALVIGGSRFIGRHTVQALLAEGYEVTTFNRGNRESPFGDAVGHVEGDRREDEDLRDACDAVDPDVVVDCVAYYPRDVEVACEVFADVDAYVFVSSGAAYGAERIPKREGETPLHDCTDEQATDDTWDTYGNRKAEADRRLFAAAEDGVNAMSLRPPIVYGPHDYTERFDYWVDRVDGADRVLVPGDGTNLRHLVYVADVADAILTLIDRGEPGEAYNCGDDHLPTLGEWVDLVADACDSHPEIVTAGTRELEAGDLTHEDFPLYRGYPHVLDTTKLRDLGWRSTPHEEAVAATVEHVRERGFEGERGPERENEERVLDILETM; translated from the coding sequence ATGACCGACGCCGACGCGCTCGTCATCGGTGGCTCCCGCTTCATCGGCCGCCACACCGTCCAGGCCCTCCTCGCCGAGGGGTACGAGGTGACCACGTTCAACCGCGGCAACCGCGAGTCACCGTTCGGGGATGCGGTCGGCCACGTCGAGGGCGACCGCCGCGAGGACGAGGACCTCCGTGACGCGTGCGACGCCGTCGACCCGGATGTCGTCGTGGACTGCGTCGCCTACTACCCCCGCGATGTGGAAGTCGCCTGCGAGGTCTTCGCCGACGTCGACGCCTACGTCTTCGTCAGTTCGGGTGCCGCCTACGGCGCCGAGCGCATCCCCAAGCGCGAGGGCGAGACGCCCCTCCACGACTGCACCGACGAGCAGGCCACCGACGACACCTGGGACACCTACGGGAACAGAAAGGCCGAGGCCGACCGGCGGCTGTTCGCCGCGGCCGAGGACGGCGTGAACGCGATGAGTCTCCGCCCGCCCATCGTCTACGGCCCCCACGACTACACGGAGCGGTTCGACTACTGGGTCGACCGTGTGGACGGCGCCGACCGTGTCCTGGTGCCGGGCGACGGTACCAACCTCCGCCACCTCGTCTACGTCGCGGACGTGGCCGACGCCATCCTGACGCTCATCGACCGTGGCGAGCCGGGCGAGGCGTACAACTGCGGCGACGACCACCTGCCGACGCTGGGCGAGTGGGTCGACCTCGTGGCCGATGCCTGCGACTCGCACCCCGAGATCGTCACGGCCGGCACGCGGGAACTCGAGGCCGGCGACCTGACCCACGAGGACTTCCCGCTATACCGGGGCTACCCCCACGTGCTCGACACGACGAAGCTCCGGGACCTGGGCTGGCGGTCGACACCCCACGAGGAGGCCGTGGCGGCGACCGTCGAGCACGTCCGCGAGCGCGGCTTCGAGGGGGAGCGTGGTCCCGAGCGCGAGAACGAGGAGCGCGTGCTGGACATTCTCGAAACGATGTAG
- a CDS encoding alpha/beta hydrolase: MALRADEPHPEVELVLEQLAALNALPLNQYGPRGARDLFSQFNADEDEPEVGRVHDFTVPGYQPQEGEQRDPVPVRHYRPGEANEDRPTVVYYHGGGFVIGSLDSHDVTCRHICNRAQVNVVSVDYRLAPEDPFPAAIEDAYAAASYVHEHPEEVDGNGQLAVMGDSAGGNLSAAVCQMARDRREEADPAAAGETGEGTREPAMPIPDIDRQVLLYPAVDARQDRPSWEQNREGYFLVEEDMLWFFDCYYGSDIHQKNPYAFPLEGDLHDLPPGTVVTAGFDPLRDEGIAYAEKLGQAGVDVEHRNYDDVIHGFLTMLTEPVELERAHEAIGDICENLQRGFGIYE, encoded by the coding sequence ATGGCTCTGCGAGCCGACGAACCACATCCCGAGGTCGAACTCGTTCTCGAACAACTCGCCGCCCTGAACGCGCTCCCGCTCAACCAGTACGGCCCCCGGGGCGCCCGCGACCTGTTCTCGCAGTTCAACGCCGACGAGGACGAGCCCGAGGTCGGGCGCGTCCACGACTTCACCGTCCCCGGCTACCAGCCCCAGGAGGGCGAGCAGCGCGACCCCGTGCCAGTCCGGCACTACCGCCCCGGCGAGGCCAACGAGGACCGCCCGACGGTCGTCTACTACCACGGCGGCGGGTTCGTCATCGGGAGCCTCGACAGCCACGACGTGACCTGCCGGCATATCTGCAACCGCGCGCAGGTCAACGTCGTCTCCGTGGACTACCGCCTGGCTCCGGAGGACCCGTTCCCCGCGGCAATCGAGGACGCCTACGCCGCCGCGAGCTACGTCCACGAGCATCCAGAGGAGGTCGACGGCAACGGCCAGCTCGCCGTGATGGGCGACAGCGCCGGCGGCAACCTCTCGGCCGCGGTCTGTCAGATGGCCCGTGACCGGCGGGAGGAGGCGGACCCCGCCGCAGCCGGTGAAACCGGCGAGGGAACGCGAGAGCCCGCGATGCCCATCCCGGACATCGACCGGCAGGTGCTCCTCTACCCGGCCGTCGACGCCCGGCAGGACCGACCCTCCTGGGAGCAGAACAGGGAGGGCTACTTCCTCGTCGAGGAGGACATGCTCTGGTTCTTCGACTGCTACTACGGCAGCGACATCCACCAGAAGAACCCGTACGCGTTCCCGCTGGAGGGCGACCTCCACGACCTGCCCCCGGGAACGGTCGTGACAGCCGGGTTCGACCCGCTCCGGGACGAGGGCATCGCCTACGCCGAGAAGCTGGGACAGGCCGGCGTCGACGTCGAGCACCGCAACTACGACGATGTCATCCACGGATTCCTCACGATGCTCACCGAACCCGTCGAACTCGAGCGGGCCCACGAGGCGATCGGCGACATCTGCGAGAACCTGCAGCGCGGGTTCGGCATCTACGAGTAG
- a CDS encoding PQQ-dependent sugar dehydrogenase, protein MDPSTSRRRLLRVAAAGAAAGLAGCTLPGDGGDGGDGASTPTDELPEETDLPDAVGLEPFVEGLRAPLDIQFAPDADRSYVAEQQGIVHTIEGGERREEPFLDLRETVTAGGEKGLLGIALHPDFADNRRVFVRYSAPPRDGTPSNYSHTFVLAEFAATSDGRHARHDSERALLEIPEPQGNHNAGDLAFGPDGFLYVAVGDGGAGGDQGTGHVADWYDAVGGGNGQDVTENLLGSILRIDVDGEGDSRPYAIPEDNPLVGREGLDEHYAWGLRNPYRMAFDDGRLFVGDVGQSKFEEISLVEKGGNYGWNVREGRHCYGADDCPDSTPEDVRGGEPLAGPIVEYPHSGDGVSGISVIGGQVYRGDAIPGLEGAYVFGDLQVDGRLFVATQPESDGRWPTRTLGLGDDASALGRLLSVGRDADGELYMLGTGANGGGVYRLVRAE, encoded by the coding sequence ATGGACCCATCCACGAGCCGGCGTCGCCTTCTCCGGGTGGCGGCTGCCGGCGCCGCGGCCGGCCTCGCGGGCTGTACGCTCCCGGGCGACGGCGGCGACGGCGGCGACGGCGCGAGCACCCCGACCGACGAACTCCCCGAGGAGACCGACCTCCCGGATGCGGTCGGGCTGGAGCCGTTCGTCGAGGGACTCCGGGCGCCGCTCGATATCCAGTTCGCCCCCGACGCCGACCGCTCGTACGTCGCCGAACAGCAGGGCATCGTCCACACGATAGAGGGTGGTGAGCGCCGCGAGGAGCCGTTCCTCGACCTCCGAGAGACGGTGACAGCGGGCGGCGAGAAGGGACTGCTCGGCATCGCGCTCCATCCCGACTTCGCCGACAACCGGCGCGTCTTCGTCCGCTACAGCGCCCCCCCGCGCGATGGGACGCCGTCGAACTACTCGCACACGTTCGTCCTCGCCGAGTTCGCGGCCACGAGCGACGGCCGCCACGCGAGACACGACAGCGAGCGCGCGCTGCTGGAGATTCCCGAACCGCAGGGTAACCACAACGCCGGCGACCTCGCGTTCGGTCCCGACGGGTTCCTCTACGTCGCGGTCGGTGACGGCGGTGCCGGTGGCGACCAGGGCACCGGCCACGTCGCGGACTGGTACGACGCGGTCGGCGGCGGCAACGGGCAGGACGTGACCGAGAACCTGCTCGGCTCCATCCTCCGCATCGACGTGGACGGCGAGGGCGACAGCAGGCCCTACGCCATCCCCGAGGACAACCCGCTCGTGGGTCGCGAGGGGCTCGACGAGCACTACGCGTGGGGCCTGCGCAACCCCTATCGGATGGCGTTCGACGATGGCCGGCTGTTCGTCGGCGACGTGGGACAGAGCAAGTTCGAGGAGATAAGCCTCGTCGAGAAGGGCGGCAACTACGGCTGGAACGTCAGGGAGGGCCGGCACTGTTACGGCGCGGACGACTGTCCCGATTCGACGCCCGAGGACGTGCGCGGCGGCGAACCGCTGGCCGGCCCCATCGTCGAGTACCCCCACTCCGGCGACGGCGTGAGCGGCATCTCCGTCATCGGCGGCCAGGTGTACCGCGGTGACGCGATTCCCGGGCTCGAGGGTGCCTACGTCTTCGGCGACCTGCAGGTCGACGGCCGGCTGTTCGTCGCGACCCAGCCCGAGTCGGACGGCCGCTGGCCCACCCGGACGCTCGGCCTCGGCGACGACGCGAGCGCCCTCGGTCGGCTCCTCTCGGTCGGCCGCGACGCCGACGGCGAGCTGTACATGCTTGGGACGGGCGCGAACGGTGGCGGGGTCTACCGGCTCGTGCGCGCCGAGTAG
- a CDS encoding metallophosphoesterase family protein, with translation MRRRRTRRRVLATTGAALTTGLAGCSGLTGDGSDGPDPTASGESPVSPTDRTPAAGSFRFTSVPDLFNADIPYPMAGWADALSWFLDRLKREGPAFTLVAGDIMDARWWESHKQVRLYANAYWGGYVRRMRDHDITLYPAVGDHELGDDEWETEDTYGLTPTFERQFARQFDTPRNGPEGYRGLAYTVERENFLLVTVDTFERRDGEVHVSVTGEQLAWLRSVLSATDADHVVVQGHVPVLRPVKSRHSSALYLDGGRESGFWRALREFDVDTYLCGEHHALTVDRADGVWQVTHGALWGAHSPVNYLVGAVRPDGLRLELKRFPLEYSGPTIYQMNRPRPFVRTEVTVPDTVREDGPRSAGRVLIGADGKSRERTGVFA, from the coding sequence ATGCGCCGCCGACGCACCCGGCGCCGGGTACTCGCGACCACGGGAGCGGCGCTGACGACCGGCCTGGCGGGCTGTTCCGGGCTGACCGGCGACGGGAGCGACGGCCCCGACCCGACGGCGTCGGGCGAGTCGCCCGTCTCGCCGACCGACCGTACGCCCGCAGCCGGGAGCTTCCGGTTCACCAGCGTCCCGGACCTGTTCAACGCCGACATCCCGTATCCGATGGCGGGCTGGGCGGACGCCCTGAGCTGGTTCCTCGACCGGCTCAAGCGCGAGGGCCCGGCCTTCACGCTCGTCGCTGGCGACATCATGGACGCGCGGTGGTGGGAGTCTCACAAGCAGGTCCGGCTGTACGCCAACGCCTACTGGGGCGGCTACGTCCGCCGGATGCGCGACCACGACATCACGCTCTACCCCGCTGTCGGCGACCACGAACTGGGCGACGACGAGTGGGAAACGGAGGACACGTACGGCCTGACGCCGACGTTCGAGCGCCAGTTCGCCCGCCAGTTCGACACCCCACGGAACGGGCCCGAGGGCTACCGGGGGCTCGCCTACACCGTCGAGCGGGAGAACTTCCTGCTGGTCACCGTCGACACCTTCGAGCGGCGCGACGGCGAGGTCCACGTCTCGGTCACCGGCGAGCAGCTGGCGTGGCTCCGCTCGGTCCTCTCGGCGACCGACGCCGACCACGTCGTGGTCCAGGGCCACGTCCCTGTCCTGCGACCGGTGAAGTCGCGCCACTCCAGCGCGCTCTACCTCGACGGCGGCCGCGAGTCTGGCTTCTGGCGCGCGCTCCGCGAGTTCGACGTGGACACCTACCTCTGTGGCGAGCACCACGCGCTCACCGTCGACCGTGCCGACGGGGTCTGGCAGGTCACCCACGGCGCGCTCTGGGGGGCCCACTCCCCGGTCAACTACCTCGTCGGCGCCGTCCGCCCCGACGGGCTCCGGCTGGAGCTGAAACGGTTCCCGCTGGAGTACAGCGGCCCGACCATCTACCAGATGAACCGCCCGAGACCGTTCGTCAGGACCGAGGTCACTGTACCGGACACGGTTCGGGAGGACGGCCCACGGTCGGCCGGCCGCGTGCTCATCGGCGCCGACGGGAAGAGCCGGGAACGGACCGGCGTGTTCGCCTGA